A region of Chitinophaga horti DNA encodes the following proteins:
- a CDS encoding terpene synthase family protein, with amino-acid sequence MPVIQLPQIYCPFPSAINRFADQADAHDTQWVQQFGLVQTEKAKERFRRAKFAALSSRAFPTAGRKELFIAAEFNTWLFLLDDKNDESMFGKMDFLDMIHSAVMAILDNRMVIAPKEVTALTESFADLWSRMKKISTPSWQRRFVQSMQDYLDACIWEAGNRIRHESPSVKDYIEKRPYTGALFADLELIEIVEKIYLPERVYAHETVKQLSLACNNVVCWANDIFSFDKERRHGDVHNLVLVLKEERGLSLSEALDETARMHDAEIERFITLSNNLPYFSEIINQELERYVAILRAWMRANMDWSFSDTARYQVHVTESATGKWTFSEKI; translated from the coding sequence ATGCCCGTAATTCAATTACCGCAGATCTACTGCCCGTTTCCCTCTGCCATCAACCGTTTTGCCGACCAGGCCGACGCGCACGATACGCAATGGGTCCAGCAATTCGGATTGGTACAAACCGAAAAGGCGAAGGAACGTTTCAGAAGAGCGAAGTTTGCAGCCCTGTCATCGAGAGCATTTCCCACAGCAGGCCGTAAAGAACTATTTATTGCAGCAGAATTTAACACCTGGCTTTTCTTATTGGACGACAAAAACGATGAGTCCATGTTCGGCAAAATGGATTTCCTCGACATGATCCATTCCGCCGTGATGGCCATTTTGGACAACCGCATGGTAATCGCCCCAAAAGAAGTGACTGCACTTACCGAAAGCTTTGCCGACCTGTGGTCGAGAATGAAAAAGATCAGCACCCCGTCCTGGCAACGCCGCTTCGTACAAAGTATGCAGGATTACCTCGACGCCTGCATCTGGGAGGCCGGCAACCGCATTCGCCACGAAAGCCCGTCCGTAAAAGACTACATCGAAAAACGTCCTTACACGGGCGCACTTTTCGCCGACCTTGAGCTGATCGAGATCGTAGAAAAGATTTACCTGCCCGAACGCGTGTACGCACACGAAACGGTGAAGCAACTATCACTCGCCTGCAACAACGTAGTGTGTTGGGCGAACGACATCTTCTCGTTCGATAAAGAAAGACGTCATGGGGATGTACATAACCTGGTGCTGGTACTGAAGGAAGAACGCGGCCTGTCACTCTCCGAGGCGCTGGATGAAACAGCGCGTATGCACGATGCGGAAATAGAAAGGTTCATCACGCTCTCCAACAACCTCCCTTATTTCTCAGAAATCATCAACCAGGAGTTAGAAAGATATGTGGCGATCCTGCGCGCATGGATGCGCGCTAACATGGACTGGAGTTTTTCGGACACGGCCCGTTACCAGGTGCACGTAACCGAATCTGCTACCGGTAAATGGACGTTCTCAGAAAAGATCTAA